A single window of uncultured Methanospirillum sp. DNA harbors:
- the ilvD gene encoding dihydroxy-acid dehydratase has product MRSDDVKEGYARAPNRSLIRSLGITEEEMNRPFIGIANSWNTIVPGHTHLRQLAERVREGVAAGGGTPFEFNTIGICDGIAMGHEGMRYSLPSRENIADSVELMIKSHRFDAIVCICTCDKIVPGMLMAAARCNIPAIVLTGGNMLPGHHHGCEISLTDIFEGVGKVAAGTMKEDELKEIEAAAMPGCGSCQGLYTANTMACMTEAMGMSLPGCAAVPAVFSEKLRLAYSSGFRSVQLVNQQILPRSIITPISLRNAIRVDMALGGSTNTVLHLMAIAQEAGVPFTLEEFDRIGKEVPHIAAMQPGGPHSMYDLFKAGGIPAVFRQLRAHLEPCTTVSGKSVFEIADSVTYLDESVIQPVSKPVHAAGGLRILKGSLAPDGAVVKCGAVRDEMWKHTGPARVFDGEQAAMKAILARSIGEGEVIVIRGEGPKGGPGMPEMLSPTSALMGLGYTRVVLVTDGRFSGGTRGPCIGHVAPEAAAGGPIGLVKDGDQIQVDLHERKIDLLVSPAELEDRRKLWKPVSKSLDGILARYAAAVGQADTGAVMR; this is encoded by the coding sequence ATGCGCAGCGATGACGTCAAGGAAGGGTACGCCCGTGCACCCAACCGGTCACTGATCAGATCCCTTGGGATCACTGAAGAGGAGATGAACCGGCCGTTCATCGGGATCGCAAACTCGTGGAATACCATTGTTCCCGGTCACACACACCTTCGCCAGCTGGCAGAGCGTGTCAGGGAGGGTGTTGCAGCCGGGGGAGGAACCCCGTTTGAGTTCAACACCATCGGGATCTGTGACGGTATTGCGATGGGTCACGAGGGAATGCGGTACTCGCTTCCGTCACGTGAAAATATTGCAGACTCAGTCGAACTGATGATCAAATCGCACCGGTTCGACGCTATCGTCTGCATCTGTACCTGCGACAAGATCGTTCCCGGAATGCTGATGGCCGCAGCACGGTGCAACATCCCGGCAATAGTCCTCACCGGCGGAAACATGCTGCCCGGCCATCACCATGGCTGTGAGATCTCGCTGACCGACATCTTTGAAGGGGTTGGAAAGGTCGCAGCCGGGACCATGAAGGAGGATGAACTTAAGGAGATAGAGGCTGCTGCAATGCCTGGATGCGGGAGCTGCCAGGGTCTGTATACTGCAAACACCATGGCCTGCATGACCGAAGCGATGGGAATGTCACTTCCGGGTTGTGCAGCAGTTCCAGCGGTCTTTTCTGAAAAACTCAGACTTGCCTACTCAAGCGGTTTCCGCTCTGTTCAGCTTGTGAACCAGCAGATCCTCCCCCGCTCAATCATCACACCAATAAGCCTGCGTAATGCCATCAGGGTGGATATGGCACTCGGAGGCTCAACCAATACCGTGCTTCATCTCATGGCCATCGCCCAGGAGGCAGGAGTTCCGTTCACCCTTGAGGAGTTCGACCGGATCGGTAAGGAGGTCCCCCACATTGCTGCCATGCAGCCGGGAGGTCCTCACTCGATGTATGATCTCTTCAAAGCAGGAGGCATCCCTGCAGTCTTCAGACAACTTCGTGCCCATCTCGAACCCTGCACGACGGTGTCAGGAAAGAGTGTATTCGAGATTGCAGACAGCGTAACCTACCTTGATGAGTCTGTGATTCAGCCGGTTTCAAAACCGGTACATGCAGCCGGCGGGCTTCGTATTCTGAAAGGTTCACTTGCACCTGATGGTGCGGTGGTCAAGTGCGGAGCCGTCAGGGACGAGATGTGGAAGCACACCGGGCCTGCACGTGTCTTTGACGGTGAACAGGCCGCAATGAAGGCGATCCTTGCAAGGTCGATTGGTGAAGGAGAAGTTATTGTCATCAGGGGAGAAGGGCCAAAGGGAGGGCCTGGAATGCCTGAAATGCTCTCACCGACATCTGCCCTGATGGGACTCGGGTACACCCGGGTGGTCCTTGTGACAGACGGCAGGTTCTCAGGCGGCACCCGTGGGCCGTGCATCGGACACGTGGCACCCGAAGCAGCAGCTGGCGGGCCGATAGGCCTTGTCAAAGATGGCGATCAGATCCAGGTGGACCTTCATGAACGTAAGATAGATCTTCTGGTTTCCCCTGCAGAATTGGAAGACCGCAGAAAATTATGGAAACCGGTGTCTAAAAGTCTTGATGGGATTCTTGCCAGGTATGCCGCCGCTGTCGGTCAGGCTGACACCGGGGCAGTGATGCGGTAA
- a CDS encoding isochorismatase family cysteine hydrolase: MTRPALLLIDMQNDFVLDGRPLQVNGAHSIIPVIRNILEMFRSAGLPVFHIVRVHRPDGSDVEIMRQDLFRKTSFAVEGTHGAAVIDELTPAGDEYILPKIRMSAFIGTGLDLTLRTLGVDTVVVAGIQTPNCIRTTVFDAMAYNYHAWLVTDATAAQSDEIHQSNVRDMENIGVRIICSADLSGLLKR; the protein is encoded by the coding sequence ATGACCAGGCCGGCCCTGTTGCTCATTGACATGCAGAACGACTTCGTCCTAGATGGAAGACCTCTCCAGGTAAATGGAGCTCATTCAATCATTCCTGTGATCCGGAATATTCTGGAGATGTTCAGATCTGCAGGCCTTCCTGTTTTTCACATCGTGCGTGTTCATCGCCCTGATGGTTCAGATGTTGAGATCATGAGGCAGGATCTCTTCAGGAAAACTTCGTTTGCTGTTGAGGGGACGCATGGTGCAGCAGTCATCGACGAACTCACCCCGGCAGGAGATGAGTACATCCTCCCCAAGATCAGGATGAGTGCTTTCATCGGGACCGGGCTTGATCTTACCCTGCGAACACTCGGGGTAGACACCGTCGTTGTTGCAGGCATTCAGACTCCGAACTGTATCAGAACAACGGTATTCGATGCCATGGCGTACAACTACCATGCCTGGCTTGTCACCGACGCAACTGCTGCACAGAGTGATGAGATACATCAGAGTAATGTCAGGGATATGGAGAATATTGGTGTCCGGATAATCTGTTCTGCAGATCTTTCTGGCCTGCTGAAGAGGTAA
- a CDS encoding response regulator has translation MTEQFCGNRCILIVDDAELARDIEALFLHQAGCMVVEAVDGIEALQKFQDLRPTLVVLDLIMPHLNGIQTLRKLKKIDPAVRVLVCTAADDYRMIDLALREGALGYIIKPFKGDEFLKMVHDIIGDI, from the coding sequence ATGACCGAACAGTTCTGTGGGAACCGGTGTATCCTTATCGTTGATGATGCCGAACTCGCCCGTGATATTGAGGCCCTGTTTCTGCACCAGGCCGGGTGTATGGTGGTCGAGGCCGTGGATGGGATTGAGGCACTGCAGAAGTTTCAGGATCTCAGACCAACTCTTGTTGTCCTCGATCTCATAATGCCACATCTCAACGGTATCCAGACACTCAGAAAACTAAAAAAGATCGATCCGGCAGTCAGGGTGCTGGTCTGCACGGCAGCAGACGATTACCGGATGATCGACCTGGCACTCAGGGAAGGAGCGCTCGGATACATCATAAAACCGTTCAAAGGAGACGAATTTCTGAAAATGGTTCATGATATCATCGGTGATATCTGA